The nucleotide sequence GCAGCGCAGCGCGACGCAGCCCAGAGCTTCGGCGAGTTTGACGAAGTCAGGGGTGCGTGTTCCGGCAGGTGCCGTGTGGGAGCGTTCGCTGTCAGGGGCCGAGTGCAGGGTGGAGGCCGAGTAGCGCTGGTTGTAGAGCATGTTCTGTTGCTGACGGACCATGCCGAGGGCACCGTTGTTGACGACGGCGACCTTGATCGGAATGTTGTTGAGGGCGCAGGTGGCGAGTTCCTGATTGGTCATCTGGAAGCATCCGTCCCCGTCGATGGCCCAGACGGTGCTGTCGGGTTGTGCGACCTTGGCGCCCATGGCGGCGGGGACGGCGTAGCCCATGGTTCCGGCGCCCCCTGAGTTCAGCCAGGTGCCGGGCTCTTCGTGGGGGAGGAATTGCGCGGCCCACATCTGGTGCTGGCCGACTCCCGAGGTGAAGATCGTGTTCGCAGGGGCAAGCTGACCGACGCGCTCGATGACCTGCTGCGGGGAGAGGCTGTTGTCGGCAGGGCGGTCGTAGGCGATCGGATAGGACGCGCGCCAGCGGTCCAGCTCCTGCCACCAAGCGGCGTAGCCGGACTTCGCACCGGCGCCGGCCTGGCCTTCCGCGAGCAGAGGGCGGATGGTGCGGGCCAGATCGTCGATGGCGGTGCGGGCGTCGCTGACGACGGACACGTCGACACGCCGGTTCTTGCCGATCTCGGCGGGGTCGATGTCGACGTGCACGACCTTGGCGTGCGGGGCGAACGTGTCCACCCTGCCGGTGACCCGGTCGTCGAAGCGTGCGCCCAGGGCCACGATCAGGTCGGCTTTCTGCAGTGCGGCGACGGCCGTGACCGATCCGTGCATGCCGGGCATTCCCACGTGCTGGCGGTGACTGCCGGGGAAGGCGCCCAGCGCCATCAGTGTGGTGGTGACGGGGGCACCGGTCAGCTCGGCGAGTTCCCTCAGTTCGGCGGTGGCGCCGGCCTTGAGGACGCCGCCACCGACGTACAGCACCGGACGCTCGGACCGGGTGATCAGCCGCGCTGCTTCCCGGATCTGCTTCCCGTGGGCACGCGACACCGGCGGGGCGTCGGGGGCGAGCGGTGGCACGGCGAACACGGTGTCCGCCTGGAGAGCGTCCTTGGCGATGTCCACCAGGACCGGGCCGGGCCGCCCGGTGGAGGCGAGTTGGAACGCCTCGGAGACGACCCGTGCGATGTCGGCCGGATCGGTCACGAGATAGCTGTGTTTGGTGATCGGCATCGTGATGCCGACGATGTCCGCCTCCTGGAAGGCGTCCGTACCGATGAGCTGGGTGGGCACCTGGCCGGTGATCGCGACCAAGGGCACGGAGTCCATGTAGGCGTCGAGCAGCGGGGTGACCAGGTTGGTGGCGCCCGGCCCGGACGTGACGATGCACACCCCGACCCTGCCGGTGGCCTGCGCGTAGCCGGTCGCGGCATGGCCCGCGCCCTGCTCGTGGCGGACCAGGATGTGTCGCAGGCGCCGGGAGTCCAGCAGAGGATCGTAGGCGGGCAGGATCGCCCCGCCCGGGATCCCGAAAAGGACTTCCGCACCGCATTCTTCCAACGAGCGGATCAGCGACTGCGCGCCCGTGACGCGCTCGCCCGAAGACGCGGTTGACGCGGTGGACGTGGTGTTGGCGGTCTGCTGCGGTGTGTCGCGCAGGTAAGGCTGCGGGAGCCGAGGTTCAAAGGCCTGCTCGGTCATCGGCATTCTCTCTGTTCACTGCGGAGGGCGTAGGGGGACGCGGTACCGGCGCGTGGCTGCCGCGAAACGCTGTGGTCGCGGGCGGCAACAAAAAAACCCCTCGTGCCGGTGGGCGACCGAGGGGAGCGCGTCGGGCGGTGACCGTAGTTCAAAAGGTCCCGGCTTCGGCCGACGCGCTATCCAAGTACGAGAATGCGGGTGCGCATGGTGTGGATCCTCATACCTGCCCGTCTGGGCGTCAAGTTGGCGGGACGCCGATCTCACCATGTGAGCGTCAGCTCGTCGTCCGTGGCCGAGCCCGCGGATGTGAGAGCCAGAGGCGTGTCACTTCCCGGCCGGGCTGGGGACTCGGGGAAGGCGTAGCTCGAAGCAGGCCCCGAGGGTCCGGGGGGTGAGGACGAGGGTACCTCCGTGACGGTGGGCCAGGTCGCGGGCGATGGCGAGGCCCAGACCGGTGCCGCCGTGGTCGCGGGAGCGGGCGTCGTCGAGCCGGACGAAGCGCTCGAAGACGCGCTCGGCGTCTTCGGGGGGTACGCCCGGTCCGTCGTCGTGCACCGTGAGGACCACCGAGTCGTCCTGGTTTCGGATGGTCAGCTGGATGCGGTGTGCGGCGTGACGTGCGGCGTTGTCGATGAGGTTGCGCAGCAGCCGTTCGTATTCGTCGAGGGTTCCGAGTGCGTGGGCGGGGGCGGTGCTGTCGCAGGTGAGGGTCAACGGTCTTTCGGTGAGGGGGTAATGCTCGGTCAGCCGGAAGGCGAGGGCTGTCAGGTCGACGGTTTCGGGGCTGGCTGTGGTGGTGCGGGTGTCGAGGCGGGCGAGGAGCAGCAGGTCTTCGGCGAGTGCTTGGAGGCGGCGGGTCTGTCGTGCGGCGGTGCCGGCCGCTGCGGGCCAGTCGGTGCGTTCCGGGTAGGCGAGCGCGACCTCCAGACTGGCCAGCAGTGTGGTGAGGGGGCTGCGTAGTTCGTGGGCGGCGTCCGCGACGAAGCGGCGTTGCTGGGCGGCGGCGTTGTCGAGGCGTTCGAGGGTGGTGTTGATGGTGGTGGCCAGGGCGGTGATCTCGTGTCCCGTGGCGGGGACGGTGACGCGTTCACGGGGGTCGGTCGCGGTGACCGACGCGGTGAGGACGCGGATGGCTTCGACCGGTCGCAGCGCGATCCGGACGGCGAAGTAGGCGACGGCGCCGATCAGTACGAGGCCGACGAGCCCGGCCCGCAACAGCACGCGATCGGTGACCTCGGTGATTTCCTTGGCTGTGTGCGGGAGCACCACCACATAGACCCGCAGGTTGGCGTCGGCGGCGACGCCCAGAGCGGCTCTTTCTTCGCCGCTGAGTTGTCCGGGCACGATATCGGCGGTCATGACCTGCTGGGTCCCGCCAGGCATATCAAATTTGTCCCTCGGGTTGTAGTTGCGGTTCACAGGTATGCGGACGGTGTCGGGCGGGTACAGCGCGGCCTCCCCGGTCGGCGGGGCGGGCATCACGTGATGGGTGTCCGGATAGGCGTCACGCAGAGCCCCGCCGGAAGCGACAGCGGTGCGTCGGCCGGAGGCGACGACCTCGAACGGCACGGTGTTTATGGAGACGGGAATCACACCCTGTTCCAGCTGCTCGCAGAGAGCCCAGAGCTGGGACCGGGCTTGTTCTTCGGTGATCTGCGTGCCCCTGTGGTAGACGTCGCCGTGTACCCACCAGCCGATGCCGACCAGGATGACGGCGGCGGTCGAGGCGACGGCCAAGGCCGTGCGGGACCGCACCGAACGCGGCCACCAGCGGCGTCGCGGCTCAGTCGCGTTCACGGTCGTCCACCAGTCGGTAACCGATCCCCCGTACGGTCTGCAGGGACTGCCGGTCGAACGCGGCGTCCACCTTCTTGCGGAGGGCGCTGACGCGCGCCTCCACCAGGTTGGGATCCAGGGCTTCGTCCGGCCACGCGTGATAGAGCAAATCCGACTTGGAGACCGCCTGGCCCGCCCGGCGGGCCAGCAGCTCCAGCACGGCGAACTCCCGCGGCGTCAGTACCACCCGGGCCCCGGCCCGGTGGCAGACGCGGCCGGCGACATCCAACGACAGGTCGCCCACGGCAAGGACGGGCGGGGCGACCGTGGCGGCTCGTCTGACCAGAGCCCGCAGCCGTGCGACGAGCACCATGTAGGAGAAGGGTTTGGCCAGGTAGTCGTCGGCCCCCGTGTCCAGCGCCTCTGCCTGGTCCCAGTCCCCGTCCTTGGCGGTGAGTACGAGGATGGGCGTCGCGTTGCCTTCCCGGCGCAACTGGGCGCAGACCTTGTAGCCGTTGAGTCCGGGCAGCATCAAGTCCAGTACGACAAGGGCGTATTCGCCGGTCCTGGCCATCCACAGCCCCTGCCGTCCGTCATGGGCGAGATCGACGCTGTAGCCCTCCGCTGTCAGACCGGTGTGCAGTGTGTGAGCAAGGTCCACCTCGTCTTCGACCACCAGGATGCGCATGCCGAGAGCCTTGCACAACGCCGGGGCGCCTTCCTGACCGGCCGGTCAGGTTGGGTCAGCGTCCGGTCAACGAGGTCCGGGCACGCTGGCGGGATCCTTCGCCGCTGCTGAAAGGCCCTGTCCGCCGATGTCCCTTGCTGAACGTGCCCCTGCCGGGGCCGGGACGGTTTCCCCTCCCGCACCCGCCCGTCGACAACCACCGAGGCGGACCAAGGCCGTTGTCGTCATCGCGCCCTTGTCGCTGGCCCTCGCCCTGGGGCTCTGGGGTGTCCGCAGGAAGAACACCATGTGGGGAGACGAGTCCGTCACCTACCAACTCGCGCACCGCGACCTGTCGCAGATATGGCTTACCACGCAGCATGTCGATCTGGTCCATGCCCTCCATTACGCCGTGATGCATGAGATCTTCGGTCTCTTCGGCGGCGGGCTGCTGACGTTGCGGCTGCCGTCCGTACTGGCAATGGCCGCGGCGGCGGGCGGAGTCGGGCTGCTGGGGCTACGCCTGGCGGGACCCCGCGCCGGACTGCTGGCCGGTCTGGTTTTCCCGCTCCTCCCCCAGGTACAGAAGTACGCGCAGGAGGGGCGCTCCTACGCCGTGGTCTGCGCCCTGGTCACCTGGGCCACGTACGCGCTCGTCGTCAGCGTCCCGCAGCGCGCCCGATGGCGGTGGGCGGTCTACGGCTCCACCATGCTGTTGGCTTGCCTGTTCCACGAGTTCGCGGTTCTCGCCCTGGTGGCACACGGCGTCACACTGGTCGTCTCGCGTGTTCCACGACCGGTGCTGAGGGCGTGGAGTGTGACTGCCGCGGGCGTGGTGGCCGGGCTGTTGCCGCTGGCGATCCGTAGTGCGGGACAGTCGGGGCAGCTGTCCTGGATCGAGGCACCGGTGCGGCTTCCCGGTTTCCTGGCCGTGGCGGCCATGGGCGTGGTGTGTGCCCTGGCGCCCGTGCGGATGAGGGGGCCCGTGCGGCTTTCCGCGCTGGCTGTGCCGATCGTTGTGCTTCCGTGCCTTCTGCTACTGACCGCCTCGCTGGTCAAGCCCCTTTTCGTCGACCGGTATGTGCTCTACAGCAACATCGGCATCGCCTTGCTGCTGGGCGCCGGCATGGATTACGTCCACCGGCTGCGGCGGTCTTCCCGCAACGCGTGGATCGCGCCGGTCGCCGCACTTTCCGCGGTCGCCGTACTGACCGCGCTCGTCCCGACGAGCCTTGCGCTGAGGACGCCCCGGAGCCGGAGCAACGACGTCACCGCCATCGGCGCCACCGTACGCAAGGAAGGCCGTCCCGGCGACGGGCTGCTCTATCTCTCGGCCCAGTACCGGGCCTGGACCGCGGCCAACCCCGAGGACACCCGTCTCCTGACGGATCTGGCCCTGGCACGGGACCCCGTTTCGTCGAACACACTTGGGGGTGTCGAGCTTCCCGCCCAAGCCATAGCGGCACGCATGCTGGACTTCGACCGAATCGTCGCGGTCCGCGCCCCGGCCGGCGCGCACTCACCGACCGACCCGCAGGAGCAAGCGAAAACAAGCACCTTGCGGCGCCACTTCCGCCCGTACGGAACAACCCGAGTCAACGGGGCGCGAGTCACCGTCTATGTCCGGGCCCATGATCCGTCACCGCGGCTGGACGACGAGGTGATCACGGCTGGTGCCGACGCGGCCGGCAGCACCGGCGTCACGCTGCCTCGACCTGGAAGCCGGTGACGCTCCCGCCAGCGGCGGATAATGCAGTCCATGTTGATGCTTGCGGAACAGAGCGGACCTGGCCCCGGTCCGTTCCTGCTGATCTGGGGAGTGTTCGCACTCGTAGGCGGAGGAGCACTCGCGACCAAGAAGGTGTCTGCGCGCTTCCGTTCCTTTGTCGTCGAAGGACTTGCGCAAAAGGCAGAGCAGCAGGCCAGGGCGCGATCCGTGCGCCCGGGTCTCCTCCGTGCCCTGGGCGGTTTCTTCGCAGTGAGCGGCATGATCGCGCTGCCGCTGTCCATCGCCATGATGGCCCGAAGCTGAGGCCCTTGGTGGTGCCCCAGGAGGATGCGTCTCCGAGCGAGCTACGAAAGCCCCGCCGCCCATCAGGGCACCGTGGCCGGCGACGGGACCCTGCAGATCCTGGGCAAGTGCGTCGACGCCACCGGCAACGACGGTCCGGGGGGCCGGCGCCCCCGGCAGCCCGCGCGTACACGTGTGGGGCCCGCCCCGACCGGGGCGGGCCGGGCTGCCGGGGGCTCGCTGGATGGCGGGTCAGGTCAGGTCAGTGTGACGGTGGCTCTGCCGGCCGGATCAGCGGCCGGCGGCGGGACCGCCGCGGCCGCGTTGGACCGGACCGGAGTTCCCGTATCCGCCCCTACGCGTGACCCCTCCACTGTTGTCGTACGAGGTCCCGCTGGACTCCGCATGCGAATCGCCGTGACCGGGGTCCTGGTTGCCGCCTCCCTGGTTGCTGTGCGTGTTGCTGTAGACGACGTTGGCGGGGTTGACGGGGTAGGCCTGCGGCGTCGGGTACGAGAAGTTCGGTGCTGCGTCTTGCTGCTGCCCGTACGTGTTGTGGCCGGTAGGAGCGGGCAGCGTGCTGCTGGCGGGCATCGTGGTCAGTGGTGTGCTGAAGGGGAGGCTCGACTCTTCGGCCTGCCGCTGCGTCGTCGTGGCCCCCGTCGCAAGCGCACCGGTGGCTGTGCCGACGTTGTGCAACCCCTGGTACAGCAGAGCCTGGTTCGCCTCGGTGTTGGGGAGGTAGCTGAGGCCGGCACCGACCGCCGTGCCGGTCTGGATACCCGCCGCGACGGTCCTCAACCAGTCTGCCGCACTGCCGGACTGCACCGCCGACCCTCCGTACCGCACCATGCGCCTGACTGCCGCACCCGCTTCCAGCGTCACGCCGGCGGTGGTGAGTACCGCCCCCAGGACGGGATAGTTCCGCTGAGCCAGCCTGCCCGTCCCCTGGACGATGTGCGGACCGACGATCTCGGCGAAGTCCTTGATTCCTTGTTGGTTCTCCTGCACCCACTGCGTGCCTTGCTTCCATGTTTCTACGGCCCAGTTACCGTCCTCCCCCTGGGTGGCCGCGTGATAGCTTCCCTCCCCCCGCAGGTCGACCCACCTCAGAGCGGTGTCCGGACGCGGATCACGGGTGGGAGCGCGGCTCTCCAGGGTGTCGAGGGTTTGGATGTCCCGTCGGGTTTCCTGGTTCTGCTCCATGAAGTCCCTCAGACCTTGGATGCCAAGGTAGCTGTCGACGGAACTGGTGGAGTCGTCACTGCCCGATCCTGTGCCTTCTTGCATCTTGCGGTCCTTTCGCGGAACACGAGGCTTACTTGCAAGAAGCACAACGGAACCAGAACTTGGACGGTTCAGTGGACCTTGGGACAAATCGGCCTGAGGACTGCGTCCCCGGGTCGGCGCATGAGGTGTCGGTGATCCTCCGCCCTTCCTCAGCCCGCCGTGAACGCCCAGCTGCCGGAGCCCACTTGGAAGGAGACGGACCGCTCCGTGCTGTGGACCCGCCGGGCTCCGGCCGGTGTTCGGACCGGGTCCCCCTCGGCGAGAAGCGGGACCCGGACCACCGCGCGGCTGTTGGCGGGGACAACGACCGTCAGTCGCAGCCCCGTTCCCGTCCGGCGCCATGTGCTGGCGACCCGGCCCCGCACGGTGTCCTGCGTGGCCGAGACATGGTCGAGGCCGGCGGGCACGACCGGTGCGACGGTGATGTCGCGGTATCCCGGACCGGTGGGCCGGATTCCCGCGAGCACGGTGTAGAGGGAGGAGTTGATGCCCGCGAACATGGCGTGGTCGTGCGTCTCCATCGACGAGCTGTACAGCCACTGCTCCCAGCTCGTGGTGGCGCCGTGGGCCAGTTCGAAGCCGAAGCCGGGGTACGTCCGCTGGTTCAGCATCGTCATCGCGAGGTCGGCACGGCCGATACGGGCCAGCGCGTCGACCAGGTAGCGCGTGCCGAAGATGCCGGTGTCCAGGTGGCTGTCGTCGTGGTCGACGACGGTGCGTACGAGCTGGTCGCCGACCGCCCGTACGCGGTTCTCCGGCACGAGACCGAGAGCCAGCGGCAGGATGCTCGTCACCTGGCGCCCGCTGCCGTAGGTGTCGCCGGCGGCGTTCAGGAAGTGGGTGTTGAACGCGTCCTTGATGTCGGCGGCCAGGGAGGTGAAGTGCCGGGCGTCCGTCGCGAAGCCGAGCGCGTCGGCCGCCTGCGCGGTGGCGCGGGCCTGGTCGTAGGAGAGTGCGGTGTTGACGAGAGACACCTCGCTGAAGCACTCGCCCGCGTCGGGTCCGCCCATGCCGTCGTTGGCTTCCGGCCTGTGGTCGGGCGGGCACCAGTCCCCGAAGCCCTTGTCGTCGGGCCAGATCAGTCCGGGGGCTTCGGCGGCGTTGCGGTCCACGAACCGCTTCATGTCCGGGTACGCGCTCTCCAGGGCGTCGCGGTCGCCGTAGTTCTCGTACAGCGTCCAGGCGAGGGAGACCTGGCCGCCCGCCATGTCGGGGTACTGCGACTTGACGTCGTCGGAGGGCAGCGCGGTTCCCGGTGGCATGTCCTTGAGGTAGTTGGCGTAGAAGGCGTCCATGCCGAACTCCCGGGTGGACGCGTCCCGGTAGGCCTGTACGTCCATCGCGGGAGGGGTGCGTTCGTCCCGTACCGGGGTGTCCGTGGGTGTGCTCATCGAGTTGTTCAGAATGCTCCAGCGGTTGTTGCGCCAGACGCTGTTGAGCAGATCGCTGGAGGAGTCGAACGATCCGGTGGACTCGACATCCGCGTGCACGACGCGGGCCCGTACGTCGTCGGCGCGCGGGGTGCCCGGGTATCCGGTGACCTCCAGGTAGCGGAAGCCGTGGTAGGTGAAGCGGGGTTCGTACGTCTCGCGCCCCGCGCTGCCTGCCAGCGTGAACGTGTCGGTGGCCGCGGCGTCGCGGTTGGTGGCCGTGTCCAGCGTGCCGTCGTCCTTGAGCTCCTCGGCGGTGCGCATCGTGATGCGCGTGCCGGCCGCGCCATGGGCGCCTATCCGGGCCCAGCCGGCGATGTTCTGCCCGAAGTCGTAGAGGTAGGTGCCGGGCTGGGGCTGGGTGACCTTGACCGGTACGAGGGTGTCCGTCACCCGGACCGGCGGCATGGTGTTGGCGTGCAGGTCCCCCTTGGGGGCGTCGGCCGCCGCCGCTTCCTTCCAGGCGTGGTCGTCGAAGTCCGGCTTGTCCCAGCCGGGTTGCTCCTTGCGTGCGTCGTAGGACTCGCCGTCGTACAGGTCGTCCGCGGTGATCGGCCCGTCCGACCACCGCCAGGACGGATCGGTGGTGACCGTGGCGTGCGTGCCGTCGGTGTACGTGATGTCCAGCATCATGATGGCCTGCCGCGGGCCCAACCAGCGGAAGCCGTAGGGGTTGTAGCCCTCTCCGTAGCCGTGGCCGAGCCACAGGCCCACGGTGTTGTCGCCCCGGTGCAGCGCCTTGGTGACGTCATAGGTGTCGTACAGCACCCGGCGGTCGTAGGGCGTGGCGCCCGGGGCGAGGACGTGGTCGCCCACCTTGGCGCCGTTCAGGTGCAGTTCGTCGACGCCCAGACCCGAAACGTAGGCCCGAGCCTGCGCCACCGGCTTTCCCAGGGTGAAGTCCTTGCGCAGCAGCGGGGCGCCGGCGTCGGGGTCGGACGCGCCGATCCACCGGGCTCCGCGCCAGTCGGCGGCCGAGGCGAGGGCCGTCTCCCAGTACGAAGGAGCGCTCCAGGCCGAGGAGTTGCCGCGCGTGTCCCAGACGCGGACCTGCCAGTAGTAGCGCTTGCCGGGCGCGAGCGGGCGACCGCCGTAGGGCACGCCGACGGATTCGGCTGACGGTTGCCGTCCGCTGTCCCAGACGTTCGCGGCGCCGTGGTCCAGTTTTTCCGCGGATGACGCTACGCGGACCTGGTAGGCGCTCTGTTCCGTGTCGCGCTCGTCCGAGCCCAGCTGCCAGCCGAGTCTCGGACGCGCGGTCTCGACGCCGAGGGGGCGCGTCCTGCCGTCGGCGGAGACTCCGGTGACGCGCAGCCCCGTGTGCGCCGAGGCGGGGGACGCTCCGGTGAAGAGTGCCGAGGCGAGCAGCGCGATCGCACAGAGGGGGGCGGCCACGGCGGCGGTGAGGGACGGTGTGCTGGGTCGGAGCACGATGCGGGCCCTTCGCGAGGCATCGCCCGCAGCTCCGCCACGGCGATGGATGGAACGTTTCAACGTCCGCCAGTTATAGCAAGCCGACCGAAGCTCCAGAACCCCCTGAACCAAAAAACAACAGAATCTGACGTCGTCATTGTGGGGATTGTGTTCATTCTCTAGGGTGGGCGCGGCCCGTCAGGTGTTCTCCGCCCCCCACCCGTTGCATATCTCGGCACACGAGGAAGGCCCCCGCCATGGCGCTCTCGCACCCGAACCCCTCCCCGAACCCGAGTCCGCACTCCCCCCGCGGTTACGTGAGCCGCCGTCGCCTGCTCGAAGCGAGCGCCGCCGTCCTCGGCGGGCTCGCCCTGTCCGGCGCGCTGCCCGGCGCCGGCCGGGCGTTCGCCGCCGGAGCCACCGGCACCGCCGCCGGCGTCCAGGCCTCCGGCGACGAGTGGAACGGGCACATCGACGTCGTCCGGCTCGGCACCGAGCCGCCGCACACCACGCTCATGCCGTACGCGAACCTCAAGCAGGCTCTGGCCGCCGACCGCACCTCGTCCCCGTGGCGTCAAAGTCTCGACGGCGACTGGAAGTTCGCCTATGTGGACCGGCCCGCGGACAAGGACGAGGACTTCTACCGCACCGACCTCGACGACTCCGACTGGGAGACCACCCCGGTCCCGTCGGCCTGGCAGCTGCACGGCCACGACTACCCGATCTACATCAACATCACCTACCCGTGGTGGGGGCCGAACGGTCTCGGCGAGGACGCGCAGCCGCCGGCGGCGCCGACCCGCTACAACCCCGTCGGCCAGTACCGGCGCTCCTTCACCGTGTCGAAGGGCTGGGCGGACCGCCGTACGTTCCTGCACTTCGAGGGCGTCAAGGCCGCCCACTACGTATGGATCAACGGCCAGTTGGCGGGCTACCACGAGGACTCGTACACACCCGCCGAGTACGACATCACCCCGTACCTGAAGGACGGCACCAACCAGATCGCCGTCGAGGTCTACCGCTACTCCGACGGCGACTGGCTCCAGGACCAGGACATGATCCGCCTCAGCGGCATCTTCCGGTCGGTGTACCTGTACTCGACGCCCGGGGTCCACATCCGGGACTTCAAGCTCGACACCCCGCTCGGGGGCGGCTACACCAGCGCCGAACTGTCCGTCACCGCGCACGTACGAGACTACGCGGGCGGCGCCGCCGGGGCGGCCTACACGGTGGAGACGCAGCTGTACGACGCCGACGGGCACGCCGTGTGGGGGCGTCCACTGACCCAGCGGGCCGCGCCGGGCGCCGACGAGGCGACCGTCACGGGCGCCAGGTCCGTACCCTCACCGCGCCTGTGGTCCGCCGAGGATCCGTACCTGTACACCGCCGTCCTGCGACTGCGCGACCCCGCAGGCAAGATCGTGGAGACGCTTTCGCATCGGATCGGTCTGCGCGAGTTCGCGCTCACCGACGGGCTGATGCGGATCAACGGGCAGCCGATCACCTTCCGCGGCACGAACCGTCACGAGATGCACCCGGTCCGCGGCTCGGCTCTCAGCCGCGCCGACCTGGTCGACGACATCACGCTCATCAAGCGGCTGAACATCAACTCGGTCCGCACCTCGCACTATCCCAACAACCCCCTCTGGCTGGAACTGGCCGACGAGTACGGTCTCTATCTCGTCGGTGAGGCCAATCTTGAGACGCACGGCGTCAACGGCCAGTACCCCGGCAGCCACGCCGACTGGACGACCGCGTGCGTGGACCGCGCCCAGAACATGGTCCACCGCGACAAGAACCACGCGAGCGTCGTCATCTGGTCGCTGGGCAACGAGGCAGGCTCCGGCTCCTCCTTCCGCGCCATGCACGAGTGGATCCACTCGTACGACCCGACGCGCGTCATCCAGTACGAGGGCGACAACTCCCCCGGCACCAGCGACATCCGGTCCAAGATGTACGAGTCGCCGAGCAGGATCGAGGAGCGGGCGAAGGACACCTCCGACACCCGGCCCTACGTGATGATCGAGTACGCCCACTCGATGGGGAACTCGACCGGCAACTTCAAGGAGTACTGGGACGTCATCCGCCGTTACGACGTCCTGCAGGGCGGCTGGATCTGGGACTTCGTCGACCAGGCCCTGACCTGGCCGACGCCGGCGCGCACGCTGCTTACGGAGACCGGACCCGCCGGGCTGACGGGTGAAGTCATCAACCCCTCGGGGTCGTTCGACCCCGAGCACGGCGTGAGCGGCGCGACCGTCTTCGCGCGCGACCAGCGGCTCGACGACCTCACCGGCTCGCTCACGCTCGAAGCCTGGATGACCCCGCACGTACGCGGGTTCCACCAGCCGATCCTGGCGAAGGGCGACACCCAGTACGCGCTGAAGCAGTCAGACAACGGCCTGGAGTTCTACATCTACGCGGGCGGCCAGTGGATCGCGGCCAACTGGACCACCCCGGACGACGGCTGGACGGACAAGGAACACCACGTCGCGGGTGTCTACGACGCGGACGCGGGGACACTGACCCTGTACGTGGACGGCGCGGCCAAGGCCACCAAGACAAGCGCCCAGGGGCCCAGCAGCAACACCGCCTCGCTCTCGCTCGCCGGTGAAGTGGAGAACCCGACACGGGAGTTCAGCGGCACGATCCGGGCGGCCCGGGTGTACGCCCGCGCCCTCAAGGCCGCCGAACTCGCCGACGAGAAGCGCGGCCCCGGCGACGACGACGTGCGGTTCTGGTTCGACGCGAAGACAGCGCGGCACGAAGCGAAGAAGGCCCGGACGAAGACCTTCTTCGCCTACGGAGGCGACTGGGGCGACAACCCCAACGACGGTGCGTTCAGCGGCGACGGCATCGTCCTGCCCGACCGGGGACACACCGGCAAGGCGGCCGAGGTCAAACGGATCTACCAGCCGATCACCGCGACCCGCGCGGAGGGCGCCGCGCCCGGCGAGATCACCCTCACCAACGACAACCTGTTCACCAACCTCCGCGCGTACAACGGAATGTGGGAGCTGTCACGCGACGGCGAGACGGTACGGCGCGGCAAGCTCAGCCGCTCCCAGCTCGATGTGGCACCGATGACCGGCAAACGCATCACACTGCCCGTCGAACTGCCGCGCGACCCCGCCCCCGGGACCGAGTACTTCCTCCAGCTGTCCTTCACCACGAAGGAGCGCACACGGTGGGCCGACGAAGGCTTCGAGGTGGCCCGGATCCAGCTGCCCCTCGACGCGGACAGCCCTGAGATCAAGCCGGTGCCGCTGGCGCAGGTGCCGAAGCTGACCCACCGGAGCAGCGACTCCGACGTCACCGTCACCGGACGCGACTTCAAGGTCGTCTTCGACACGTCGACCGGACTCGTCACCTCGTACGAGGCGGCCGGCACGAAGCTCCTCACCTCAGGCCCCGTCCCCAACTTCTGGCGCGCCCCC is from Streptomyces sp. NBC_00370 and encodes:
- a CDS encoding acetolactate synthase large subunit, coding for MPMTEQAFEPRLPQPYLRDTPQQTANTTSTASTASSGERVTGAQSLIRSLEECGAEVLFGIPGGAILPAYDPLLDSRRLRHILVRHEQGAGHAATGYAQATGRVGVCIVTSGPGATNLVTPLLDAYMDSVPLVAITGQVPTQLIGTDAFQEADIVGITMPITKHSYLVTDPADIARVVSEAFQLASTGRPGPVLVDIAKDALQADTVFAVPPLAPDAPPVSRAHGKQIREAARLITRSERPVLYVGGGVLKAGATAELRELAELTGAPVTTTLMALGAFPGSHRQHVGMPGMHGSVTAVAALQKADLIVALGARFDDRVTGRVDTFAPHAKVVHVDIDPAEIGKNRRVDVSVVSDARTAIDDLARTIRPLLAEGQAGAGAKSGYAAWWQELDRWRASYPIAYDRPADNSLSPQQVIERVGQLAPANTIFTSGVGQHQMWAAQFLPHEEPGTWLNSGGAGTMGYAVPAAMGAKVAQPDSTVWAIDGDGCFQMTNQELATCALNNIPIKVAVVNNGALGMVRQQQNMLYNQRYSASTLHSAPDSERSHTAPAGTRTPDFVKLAEALGCVALRCETADDLDDAIQTANAITDRPVVIDFIVEEDAMVWPMIPAGASNDAIMTALDLRPDFGQFDD
- a CDS encoding sensor histidine kinase, which encodes MNATEPRRRWWPRSVRSRTALAVASTAAVILVGIGWWVHGDVYHRGTQITEEQARSQLWALCEQLEQGVIPVSINTVPFEVVASGRRTAVASGGALRDAYPDTHHVMPAPPTGEAALYPPDTVRIPVNRNYNPRDKFDMPGGTQQVMTADIVPGQLSGEERAALGVAADANLRVYVVVLPHTAKEITEVTDRVLLRAGLVGLVLIGAVAYFAVRIALRPVEAIRVLTASVTATDPRERVTVPATGHEITALATTINTTLERLDNAAAQQRRFVADAAHELRSPLTTLLASLEVALAYPERTDWPAAAGTAARQTRRLQALAEDLLLLARLDTRTTTASPETVDLTALAFRLTEHYPLTERPLTLTCDSTAPAHALGTLDEYERLLRNLIDNAARHAAHRIQLTIRNQDDSVVLTVHDDGPGVPPEDAERVFERFVRLDDARSRDHGGTGLGLAIARDLAHRHGGTLVLTPRTLGACFELRLPRVPSPAGK
- a CDS encoding response regulator transcription factor, with product MRILVVEDEVDLAHTLHTGLTAEGYSVDLAHDGRQGLWMARTGEYALVVLDLMLPGLNGYKVCAQLRREGNATPILVLTAKDGDWDQAEALDTGADDYLAKPFSYMVLVARLRALVRRAATVAPPVLAVGDLSLDVAGRVCHRAGARVVLTPREFAVLELLARRAGQAVSKSDLLYHAWPDEALDPNLVEARVSALRKKVDAAFDRQSLQTVRGIGYRLVDDRERD
- a CDS encoding glycosyltransferase family 39 protein; amino-acid sequence: MSLAERAPAGAGTVSPPAPARRQPPRRTKAVVVIAPLSLALALGLWGVRRKNTMWGDESVTYQLAHRDLSQIWLTTQHVDLVHALHYAVMHEIFGLFGGGLLTLRLPSVLAMAAAAGGVGLLGLRLAGPRAGLLAGLVFPLLPQVQKYAQEGRSYAVVCALVTWATYALVVSVPQRARWRWAVYGSTMLLACLFHEFAVLALVAHGVTLVVSRVPRPVLRAWSVTAAGVVAGLLPLAIRSAGQSGQLSWIEAPVRLPGFLAVAAMGVVCALAPVRMRGPVRLSALAVPIVVLPCLLLLTASLVKPLFVDRYVLYSNIGIALLLGAGMDYVHRLRRSSRNAWIAPVAALSAVAVLTALVPTSLALRTPRSRSNDVTAIGATVRKEGRPGDGLLYLSAQYRAWTAANPEDTRLLTDLALARDPVSSNTLGGVELPAQAIAARMLDFDRIVAVRAPAGAHSPTDPQEQAKTSTLRRHFRPYGTTRVNGARVTVYVRAHDPSPRLDDEVITAGADAAGSTGVTLPRPGSR